ctgacctaggttctatttatacagtgaaccaagatcgtggcatgcagcatttattaggtagtggatgtcgtggagatcgtggcgaccttgcatgggtccactatcctgcatgagttaatgactgcttgacaccactaaatagatcgtcggtgtagtggaggtggaaatcttgcatgagtccactatctcctagttcggtcgaatactgagaccgaactgctgaattattgccgagcagcttttgccgatctgagagtagagcttgatgccgacctgagagcagagcttgatgagttggctttcaccgagctgtaggctggggccgaactctttggttgtgccgaactgaactctttagtcacgccggactgatactctttagtcatgccgaactgatactctgtcttgggctttactgctgttgggcttgtttagtacgtactccatcactaccccccccgaaaagcgaagtgaatcacttcggcattctggataaaagtatggggtaagtgaactcttctttgaccggacttggtttgtgtcctaatttggcgagttttatcgctcggatcggactttccgttgtcctaatttcgggatcggactttcccttgtcctaatttggggatcggactttcccttgtcctaatttggggatcggactttcccttgtcctaattcggcgagttttatcgcgtggatcggactttccgttgtcctaatttcgggatcggactttcccttgtcctaattcggcgagttttatcgcgtggatcggactttccctagtcctaattcaggcaagttttatcgcgagaattggacttttgttgcagttcgtttcagacgaagtgcttgttttaagctgaattgtggtcttgtatcctctttagaagctttgacgcacaatcgtgggcttgttgcagctcgttttcagacgaactgcttgtttaagctgaattgtggtcttgtatcctctttagaagctttgacgcacaatcgtgggcttgtacatgttctaagaaggggatcagccttcgaagaacaagatacctcagtaacatttgtaagagacgacacgcacagagacagacgaAACAGACAGACAagaacgcacagagacaaaaaaAAGACCAAGTAAGCCAAATAAAGCACAGAGACAAAAAACGCACATAGCCTTAGGACCGAACTaaacacaagacagactgaccggactgtctcttacaaatggaactttttgaggttggaaatgtgccatgttcggggtacctgttctcctgacatgtgagccaatttgtaagaccctttgccgaggacttctgacacccgatacggaccttcccatgtgggttcgagcttgcccagcttttctgctcggcttacttcgttgtttctcaagacgagatctcccacttgaaattgcagcttcttcaccctttggttgtaataccgggctacttgctccttgtatttggctgcttttatgcatgccaattctcttctttcttcggcaagatctagctcagctttcagtccgtcgtcattcatttctgctgagaaatttagagttcggggactgggcatgccgatctccaccggaattacggcttcagtgccgtacacaagactgtacggagtttcaccgttggaggttgtgggtgtagttcggtaggaccataggacttgagggagattttctacccattgtcctttggcttgttctaaccgagcttttaaccctttcaccaggatacgatttgttacctccgtttgtccgtttgcttgtggatgagagaccgaagtgaaccgctgttgaatattcagctcttggcaccaattcttgaacgtcttgtcggtgaactgagtcccgttatccgagaggaggatgtggggtatgccaaatcggcacactatgttcttccagacgaaatccaatgccttcgagctcgttatcgtagctaatggttcagcttccacccacttcgtaaagtagtccacggcaacgattaggaatttcatttgccgaggagcttgaggaagtggtcccactatgtctatgccccattgcatgaaaggccaaggactttgcatagtggatagatcggtctgcggcatccttgggatatttgcatggatttggcacttcgggcatgtcttgacgagctgcactgcttcttgtaccaaggttggccaataatatccccatcttagaacttttttagctaaagctctagctccgatgtggctgccgcacgatccttcatgaacttctctgaggatgtagtccgtctcttctggtcctacgcaccgcaataacggctggaggtaagactttctaaagaggactccttcatgaagttcgtaccgaagtgctcggcacgtgatcttccgagcttctctcttatcctcgggcaattgtccttgatccagatactgcaagatcggcgtcatccagttcggcgagctggatactgaatgtacctcggcttcatcaatgcttcgatgcattaattcttccgcctttgagctcggatctgaggccaacttgcttaaggtatctgctcggctattttccgctctgggaacgcggattattcgaaaataggagaaacttcggctgatgctttgcgctttgtccaaatacttcttcattctctcgtcacgagcttcacttgtacccaacatgtgatttactatgacttgtgaatcacaatggactttgagagatttgacgagcagactttgcgctaactggagtccggccaggagggcttcgtactcggcttcattattagtagtggggaataggaaccgaagtgagtaggttacctcgtgtccgtcgggagcgacgagtaaaataccagctccacttcccatcttgtttgaagctccatctacgaatccgctccagcagtctggcggctctacttcggattccaagggctgtgctagttcggcattggcagattttttctgttcggcaatgacagggattgcttgatcgaacttggcttctgtaagaaaatctgccagggcttgtcccttgatggctttccgaggtaggtactcgattgagtgttctcccagctctatggcccatttggcgattctgcctgatgcttctggcttggtcaaaacttgccgaagaggcagatcggttaagacgcataccttgtgagcatagaagtatggccgcagtctccttgctgcatttactaacgccagagcaattttttccagaggttgataccttgtttctggacctcttaatgctcggcttgtaaagtagatgggaagctgctttaggccttcttctcgtacaagcaccgcgctgatggtttgatctgatgccgctaagtataagaatattacttcggcttcggttggagcagagagaataggaagctcggctagataacttttgagctcgtcaaaggcctttttctgctcggctccccactcgaactttggtgcctttttcaacaccttgaagaatggcagttgcttttcggctgcttgggaaaggaatcgattcagtgcggctagacatccggttagcctttgcacgtcatgtatggacttcggcattgccatgtgctgaacgacttgaacttttgagggatttgccttgagtccgtcctttgaaacccaacaacccagaaactttcccgaatctaccaaaaaggtacatttttgggggttgagtttgaggttggcttttcggagcacgttgagagtggatttgaggttgtcttcgtactccgaagtgcttttgcttttgacaactatgtcgtcgacatacacttcaacctgtttcccgattaggtgccgaaaaagcttgtctaccatcctttgataagtggctccggcattctttaaaccgaatggcatctttttataagcgaaaatgccgaaatcggtaatgaaagctgttttcggagcgtcactctcatccatcaacacttggtgatatcctttgtataaatcaagaaaacagaaaatttcgaagccgatcaaagcttctacttttttatctatattcggaaggggatagcaatcttttggacagtgcttgtttaaatcggtaaaatctatgcacatccgccatcctcctccttttttcttgatcatcacaggattggccacccaagaaggatatttcacctcgaatagtacatccgcttttagtaattggcggacttcgtcatggatgacttggcttctttctgccgcaaagagtctttgcttctgttttactggccggattgaaggatcaatatttaaccgatgagtgattacctcggggggcactccggtcatgtccaacggagaccatgcaaagacatctttgtactccttgaggagctgaatggtcttttcccggagtagaggcgttcctgcgaagccgacgttgaccgttctggatggatcatcttcgtataactgaacggtcattgagttcggctctgaagtgacttcggtcatctcgcttgcctccgactccggttgctgtgattgctatgcttgatggtgccgaactgattgctcggcacttttaagcgcaatctgcagacattcttttgctctcttttgatcacctcggatgaccgctatcccacctttagtggggatcttgatggtgaggtgataagtagagcaaacggcccgaactgtgttgagccagtccctccccaggatgacgttgtacggagaccgagctttcaccacaaagaactcgatcatcgtattggagcttgtaggagcttgtaggcgcttttcctcctgggcgaaacttttcagaggaagtggagccggactgagccgagctggatccacttccattttatcgaaacattctttaaaaagaatgctgactgacgctcctgtatccacaaatactctgtggaccagtttgtttgccaccccggcttgaatgacaatagcgtcttggtgaggagagatggctgggacgggatcggcatctgaaaatgtaatcacttcgtctttcttcagccttttatgtgttggttcctcttgattggaacctctgcgttctgcttttagggacgacttagtcttcccggctgggagagcatcaatagtctggattactccatcgtattgcggctcgtcgtcgtcttcgggatcctcatgccttttcggatcctgaggattgcagttcgcacttctctgccttttgttctttttcggctgcttgctttggtatttttttaacgttcctgttttcacaagaacatcaatacctgcagccaaatctcggcactcctcggtatcgtgaccgtgggtttgatggaaggagcaatattgatcctgaagtcgccgtgcggctgatttcgttatccgctttggtttttcgaacatatcggaatgtagttcgaaaatttccgctcttgacttgtttaatggtacgaactgagcgggcggcttctcaggattgagacgtggccccaatctgccttgtaccggtgccctttgaattctttcaaaaggagttcggcgaggaagcacctggtcgctttgatcgggcttccttttgtctccttgggatgagctgtctaacgaccgttttcgacggtctgcctcatccgcacgagaaaactggtccgcaatgtcccacatttcttgagctgtttgcggaccgcactccacgagctttctgtagagagctccgggcaggattccattttggaatgccgagatgacaagtagatcattgagattatctacttgtaggcattccttatggaatctcgtcaggaagtcgctgatcttttcgtcgcgaccttgacgtatagaaagcagctgagccgaagtgattcgggcttccgctttctgaaagaacctcctgtggaaagcatccatgagatctcggtaggatctgatgctgccttgaggaaggctgtcgaaccaccttctggcgttcccgatgagcagctcggggaacagcttgcacatgtggacctcattgagaccctggttcgccatattatattgatagcgtcccaggaagtcatgaggatcctccagcccgtcataagtcattgacggtgtccggtagttccgcggcaaaggagttcgggtgatatcgtccgagaacggagtctttaatgctccgtacatggcgaacccgacatctcttcggtacggaggagatggagttctcctgtggttccggtaccgaggaggagcaggagcatgttgaggttgaggattctttctcctggaagacacgtcactactgcggtagtgactttcatgtctggatgaggagggagaatccgccgttgtcttctccggctgttggctcttctgcaggaaggttaagaactcctcctgcttctcggccaagaacagcttgacagcttcatttaaattgggctgctgggaagactcggtgcgatgactcctggagtggcttgctccttcttcgtgagaaccggaggtagatgtctcccgaggccgtttttcagacctgcgagctggactagcttcctcacggttatcacgaacggtattatgagtgttatgtgatctggtatgcattttttggggtggaaaagggtcaaaaattcgctttatcacaaattttgttctctgtttcccacagacggcgccagtgatgaagcagcgaatttttgatgtttgtaaatgcaggaaataaatgaagatcaacacagagattttacgtggttcgatttactgaggtaaatctacgtccacggggagaaatgggggcaggtttgtattgcttgatctgcgaattacagcttacaacactggcctgctttatgatattctctctagagagctttttagaatttaataGAAGAAgtccttatctatctgacctaggttctatttatacagtgaaccaagatcgtggcatgcagcatttattaggtagtggatgtcgtggagatcgtggcgaccttgcatgggtccactatcctgcatgagttaatgactgcttgacaccactaaatagatcgtcggtgtagtggaggtggaaatcttgcatgagtccactatctcctagttcggtcgaatactgagaccgaactgctgaattattgccgagcagcttttgccgatctgagagtagagcttgatgccgacctgagagcagagcttgatgagttggctttcaccgagctgtaggctggggccgaactctttggttgtgccgaactgaactctttagtcacgccggactgatactctttagtcatgccgaactgatactctgtcttgggctttactgctgttgggcttgtttagtacgtactccatcatctACTAAATAATCCTCATAAAGATACCAAGCGATGCGTAAAGAATAAGAGACGAGTTTTGAGAGAGCGAATGTGTTGAGAAGTATCCAAGGGAGGAGACTTGGAAGACATCACAGTCAAGTAACGTTAACGGCGGTTACAATCAATCGAAATGCCAAAAGTGAtatctttaaattttaataagaatattgcaaaattcaaaataatgttaaagtttataaaatttgatgattgatttacaataaaatagataattaGTTTTCGCCTATATGGCCTAATGTAAACaattataaaatctagaatgcTCAAACTTATTGACTTTTTCAATATTGGGGTGTGAAAACAATTTATACGACCTAGAATATACTGAGTAATCCCTAAAAATCATTTTTCAAACCCAAAACTTTTGTATAGTGTAAGAACATAGACCATTCTATTTAATTTCATGTCCCAGTATCATAGATAGGATAAATTTTTGGATAAAGAACATAATAAAGTCAAGAGCATGGACAGTATGACTAGTcgtaaaatgatattttaatgAATTTCAGTAGAgaatattagtatattaatgAGCTTAgttatatggagtactactaaATATCTTTGTACTATTATTGTTTTGCCTATTTAAGAGAGATGTGATACTTTAATCAAAAGAATTATATAGGTCATAAGAAAAATGTGTTTAGgtgaataaaatattttattaactaCTAATAAATGAATGGATTTATCTGAACCAAAATTATTGCAAATCAGTAACTCACATCATAGCCAACCCAAGCATCATTCTAACATTGAAGTTTTTATTTGATGGAGCAAAATGTGACAATATTCTTGGAATGGATGATTTCTACAAATTTTCATCTCACATATGAATATGAGGTGATAACCTATACTATACTAACTAACCATCATGTGGCAAAATCTTCTCCAAAATTGAAAGGACGGTCTAATATATTGGTCCCCAATGTATGTGACTCGGCTTATCGATTTCTTTTCCTATAGTGATATATGTGAATTATTTATTCCAAAAGCCATTACAAATTATGTGCacatatatatgtgtttgtgtgtcACTTTATCGATTTCTTTTCCTATAGTGATATATGTGAATTATTTATTCCAAAAGCCATTACAAATTATGTGCacatatatatgtgtttgtgtgtgtgacacATAGTGATAACAAAATATGTACATTGCTTTTAACTAGGGACTACACAGACTCTGGTGCACATTTGTCAGGAAAGTTTTAAGCCATATTGTAACGAGTCACGGTCCGCCATACGGTCAGAGTTTCATACGATTTCGATATTATCGAATTCAAAACACACACAATTAACATTACAAATATACTATCGGATGCTCACCTTTTTTAGAATTCGGGCAACCTCACATATTTCAATCTACATtaatattgtactccctccatcagTCATTAATAGTCTTGATAGTAGACAACAAAAGttgtaatataaaattaataaaatgagagagataaattattagaaatatgaaaatttcaaaaaatatactccctcccaaTAGATTTTGACAAGAGAGTTTATAGTAttgttttgtaagttaatgAAGAGATGGTAAGGTAAGGGAGATGAAAAAGCAGAGATtgtgttgttttaattttaagaaatatttcatttttaatggaacaatctaaaaataaaaatgttttatttgtaaTAGGAGAAGtagaaaatagtactactatccaaaataaaaaacatttgTAATAGGAGAAGTAGAAAATAGTACTAttatccaaaataaaaaacGTGCCTATTGACTTAGGGAGGCATGCAGTATACATTTAAACAAATCAACATTTTTTTGTGCTTACAACAAGAGATGATCTCACCATTTAACTTAGTTTATTTTAgaattaaaaattgattttaataattCCAAGTGTGTGGGGTATTGAAATTTTTTACAGATTGATAGCCAATCTAAAAGTTGCAACTTTTATAGTATTtcttttagaaaatgttatttTTTCTGTTTCTTGGTCCCAATGTCATTATGCCATATGGTGGAATTATTGTCCAGTATAGATTCTTGATCTGTCAAAAATCTTACATTCAGAactgtgtttgttttttattttgtttggaaTCTTTGGTAATACGAGGGTGTTACTATAATTTCACTTTCAGTACTTATCAAATAAAacaaagagtgaactacaaaaatagtTTTTGgactatgagtttatctcgTTTATAGtctctggactttaaaaatatccccAGATAACtatggactaagggtttatttcgaaattggtcattttgccattttttatacgaaaatacccttttgaggaTTTGGGCAATTTGatatttttacacttttaatattttaaatatgatattatttcagtaatgtactaaatctgatattacttcaaaattatcattcttcttcccttttgtcatcctttgtttctttatttcaatattatatttaattttataaaattaaattttaaatttagatttttaaatatcaataaatttttattgattattaaaattattaaataataaaaattaatagttttgatcaatatttgatagtgtaatatttaatcaataaggtatgctgacgccaacttagttttaatcaatatttaaagttttaatcataaatagatcatataatatgattattctaaaataaatatatgcatctaatgtaagactaatataattttcgtttatttatttaaaaacaatcaaaattaactagaaaatttaaacaaaatatcttatttaaaatctttagtagtatcaaatttttagtcaacttcattatatataatcacaagcaattataacaatCGAACGAAGGGTAAGTAGAATAggtcttatttttccatcatgattactattatttttctgTACTTCTTCGATTCAactaaatattatattaaataataaaaattaatagttttaatcaatatttatagtgtcgatgaattcataattttaattaataaaaatttattgatatttaaaaatctaaatttaaaatttaattttataaaattcaatctaatattgaaataaagaaacaaagtgaaggatgacaaagggaagaagaatgacaattttgaactaatatcagatttagtacattactgaaataatatcagatttaaaatattaaaagtgtaaaaagaccaaattgtccAAACCCTCAAAATGgtattttcatatcaaaaatgaaaaaaaaagaccaatttcgagataaacccttagtcctgGATTGTCTgaggatatttttaaagtccagagaCTATGCGCATAATAAACTCATAGTCCATGAACTATTTTTATAGTTCACTCTAAAACAAATGATGAAGGTCTTGTTTACATGTGTAACAATATCTTAGTCTGTTAGAATAATACTATGACTCAAAGTTTGTCAGCAATCAGCATGCTAAAATTGATGGTATAGTTAATATGTatcattaattaaatgaaatattaaaaatatatcaaGAGCCCAATTTGGAAAATTCAGTTGTTGGATAATAGTACTAACAAACTTTGGGCTTTCTGTACTATCATATACTACAActatagtaggagtatataataagTTTTCATCATATTTAGTctgaattattaattaaaaattaaattttcaaaaaaaatatcttcAAATTATCTTCAACTAAAAAAATCTGTCATGAAAAGTCATAAACCATAAAATTTAGATTTGCCCACAATTTTCATATTTGTTTATGTTTTTCAATCAAACTGCGTGATTTTCTGTATGAGTAGATGACATCGTTAAACTCACCAACGATGACATCCGCGTATGATGATTTTCCGTTCGTATTCATTCACATATTTTAAAACTTACTCGATCCCATAATTAATGGTTAAGGAGAAGTATAATCATAGATACAACTACAATTTTAATTGCAATACCTAAACATTTACAAACCTTTTCTCTAAGATAACTACACTTCTAGATACTCTTGAAACCATTTTTTTCCCAGACCAAATCTACTGCTACAACCACAAAGGCCGCAGTTGTGCAACCGCGACCCCATATCAAACCTCAGAGGGCGCAACGAAAGCAGCTCCTTTGTCGAGGAGAAGCTTCGTTATGTCCTCGTACTCCATCAGCTTTGAAACATGGAGTGGGGTCGCGCCTTTGGCGGTCGTGGCATTCACATTAGCTCCTCTGCAAATGAGAACCTCAACGGTCTCAACGCTCCCGCCTTCAACAGCCAGATGCAGCGCAGTGTGGCCTTCAGTGTCCTGCCACTCCACCCCCGCACCAAACTCAACGAGCATCATCACCACGTCCTTGTTCCCTTTGATGGCGGCCACATGGAGCGCTGTCAAGCCGTATTGATCACAGAAGCCCGCGTTCGCTCCCTTCTCCAGCAGGGCTTCGAGGGTGTCGAGCTCCCCACTCCTAGCTGCGCGAAGCACTGCTTCGCCTTGCTCTAGAACTTTTACTATGTCCATCTACACAAATGCCATGAGATTAGAGTTTGGAAAGCATAAATGTTTGTTCAAGTTCATTATTTCACTAATTTAGTTACTCTTTCTATTATATGACTCACTATAATCTCCACTTGCGACACATAAATTAAGAATCATTATTAACAAAATCCATAAGGTGAGACCATTTCTGGGCTCACAATATGTCAACCAATTTTCAACCACTTTTAAAACTCGTAACACAACCCATCAATAAAAATTGACAATCACCAATTCCAACTCAAACATGAGTACTATAAAAGCATGAAGCAACTCACATAAATCAAAAGCTTGCTTATAGTCTAAGAAGACATTTCACAATTTCTTCAATTAAGTTTCTATTAAAACcaaaacataaattaaacttaaatttaccACGAACGTAACAAATCTTGAAAACTCCTACTTTTATTGCAACTTTTGGACATTAATCTTTGAGCAACGAGGAAGACCGAAAAAAGAGAATTTATCAATGGATGATGGATCTAAGTTCTAATAGAAGataaatttccaaaatttcaaatttaattaattcaatctaatatagtagtattagttaCTCCATCAATCTCCTAAAACtagtaattttgattttatgcaCAATATATTATACTCATCTAAAAATTTGTTCACTCTTTTTACTATATAGTAACTTATCAACTTACTTCGCTCATAGCATATTTATTAATCATTATTAATGCAATATAACCATTTATCCAATCATAATAACCAATCATTTTTGGCTTTTCAACGATTTTTGTTTAAACTCATACAACATGCCATTAGTATCAAATTCCAAATCACTTATTTCCACTCAAACACATAAGCAACTAACATAAACCAAACCTTGCTAATTGCAATCAAATTATAATCTATTTATCAAATGTGActcataaaacaaaaaaaattgagtaGATTATCATTGAACTTACTGCCCCTACCCCTCTATACTAGTATATGAGTCATCACTTTCTTTGcttaatatatttattagacATTATTAACACTCTGATTCTTAACTCATAATACACCAACTACTTCACTTCTCAACCATCTCGAttctcattaaaactcatgcaaCAAtatcattaaaactcatgcaaCTATCTCATTACTATTACTAAGTATATCAAACTAATAATCTCTAATTTCCACTCGAACCAACTAACATAAACCAAAGCTAGCTTATTGCAATCAAATTATAGTCATTTTAAAAACTCTATCATCTAATCACAAGATtataaacaaacaaacaaacaaacaaaaattgAGTGGATCAGCAGTGAAATTACTCACATGCCCCTTATCCCTTGCAACGCCAATCGCCGACCGGCAATGCTCCACATCCCCAATCGTCGGATCCCCGCCCGCCGCCACcatcacctccaccaccgccaaaTCCCCATTCGCAGCCGCCCTATACATCGCCGTCCTCCCAT
This DNA window, taken from Salvia splendens isolate huo1 chromosome 18, SspV2, whole genome shotgun sequence, encodes the following:
- the LOC121776968 gene encoding protein VAPYRIN-like, giving the protein MHAAAAFDRAGEIEERVRGGEGVECRDREGRTPLILAAGKGNLRSVEALVRMGANVDARSRDGRTAMYRAAANGDLAVVEVMVAAGGDPTIGDVEHCRSAIGVARDKGHMDIVKVLEQGEAVLRAARSGELDTLEALLEKGANAGFCDQYGLTALHVAAIKGNKDVVMMLVEFGAGVEWQDTEGHTALHLAVEGGSVETVEVLICRGANVNATTAKGATPLHVSKLMEYEDITKLLLDKGAAFVAPSEV